AATTGGGAGAGGGGCCTTTGGAGAGGTTAGAGATATGCATCTCTTAGAACTTGCATAGGTGCTAGGTGTAAAAGATTTTAATTTCCTTTTCAACATATAATATACAGAGAAAGTGAGTATAAGCTTGTTTCAGTCACCCTCGAGTTGTGTACTGTTACAATACGCTGATTATTTTCTAaaacaaatcattttcattttctttgtcgtagttttttttttattctttggtTTATGTTTGATAATTTCTTGATAAATAatctttttattaatattttgcaGGTTAGACTGTGCCGGGAGAAGAAATCTGGCAACATTTATGCCATGAAAAAGTTGAAGAAGTCAGAAATGCTCAGTAGGGGGCAGGTAATTATATGATATCAGGAGTTGATTTAATTTGACTTCTATTACCTTAAAGGAAAGAGAAGCTTCAATTAAAGGttctcaaattttcatccattacTTTTCGTGCAAATCCAGCGCTCACTGGTTGTCTATCCACAACGTAGGTTGAACATGTTAGAGCTGAAAGGAATTTGCTTGCAGAGGTTGCCAGTCATTGCATTGTGAAACTTTACTATTCCTTTCAAGATGCTGAATACTTGTATCTGGTCATGGAATATCTACCTGGTGGCGACATGATGACTTTGCTTATTAGAGAAGAGTCTTTGACTGAAACTGTCGCAAGATTTTACATTGCGCAAAGTGTTTTGGCCATAGAATCTATTCATAAACATAACTACATTCACAGGTTGGTTTATCCTGTTGGTTACAAGCTTGCCAACACCGGAAGTTGGATTCTCTTAAAGTACATTTTATTAATAAATGGTATATCAAGATAACATAATTTAACTCTTGCATTTGGTACGTCTATTTTTGCAGAGACATAAAACCAGACAATCTCCTGTTAGACAAAAACGGTCACATGAAGCTCTCTGATTTTGGTCTTTGCAAGCCTCTCGACTGCTCGAATTTATCTTCCATAAATGAAAATGAAGTGCTCGATGATGAGAACCTGAATGAGGCAATGGATATTGATGAATCCTTCCCTCAAACAAAAAATGGGAGGCGCTGGAAAAGCCCGCTTGAGCAACTTCAGCATTGGCAGATAAACAGGAGAACATTGGTACTCAAATGATCTTTTCTTTATCTTCTAATATGGAATTTCACCTCTCTTGCTCTTAGATTCTTAACTGGATAAGGTGAAAGCAACAAATGTTTGCTATTTGTGGATAATTAATACTGTGTAGATTTAAGATCCAATGTTTAATGCCATTTCCTTTGTTTCAATGGTAGGCATTTTCGACAGTTGGAACTCCAGATTACATCGCTCCAGAGGTATTGTTGAAGAAAGGATATGGCATGGAGTGTGACTGGTGAGTCCACGATTTTTGCAGCATTATTGGATTGTTATAGTAGCTAAAATATGGTGTGAGCAAGTTCGTTTTTGAATACTATTTCTCACCCAATTCCTGGTTGTAGGTGGTCGCTTGGTGCGATAATGTATGAGATGCTTGTTGGTTATCCTCCATTTTACTCTGATGATCCCGTCACAACATGCAGAAAGGTTAATTTGCAATCAGTTCACAGTTTTCTTATATGTTCGGATTCAAGTGCATCATGGCATATACCACAAACCTCTTTGAGGACTCACAGAATTACTAAAGTTTTATTGATAAATTCATATCTCGTGCATAATCTGACATATGGAACAATGCATGCAGATTGTACATTGGAAAAATCACTTGAAATTTCCTGTCGAGGCACGGTTGACACCTGAAGCAAAGGATCTGATCAAAAGGTTTCTTTGCGATGTTGAAAACAGACTTGGTAGAGCAGACCAAATTAAGGTATTTTGCCTCTATTTCAGATGAACTTTATGGTTTTACCCTCACATTGTTACACCATTCTGAATGAAATAGGTCCTCTTATTTTAAATGGATCAGGCTCATCCTTGGTTTAGAGATACTGCTTGGGACAGACTTTACGAGACGGAGGCAGCATTTAAACCAGAGGTCAACGATGAACTTGATACTCAAAACTTTATGAAGTATGATGAGGTAAGGTGTCAGATATATTCCTGTCTGCTTACTGCTCACGAAAACACCGACCTATACTAGTCACTATTAGTGAAGTACTGGATTGTGCCTTTGTGTCTAAAATTCAACTGTGCTGCAGGTGGATCCACCAGCACCTGGAAGAACTGGATCTGGACCCATGAGAAAGGTATGTTTCTCATAGCCAAAATTGAAGTGGCGTAATGTTGATTCATTATCCGGTGATGGCTTTCGCCATCTAAACGCTTAAAAGGGTCCATTTTGACTTACTAGATTAATAAAACAAGTTTTCTTTAGATTTTTGGGGTTTTGAACTTATCGAAAACATTGACTAATCTTCTTTTGGAGGCCGGTGTGCTTATTTCATGATCTTGTATGAAGGAACATTTTTATTCTTGAAGAAGGGAAAACGCGGAAAGAAAATTCCTGTTATATTAGTTTTTTATGCTTGTTCTGTATCTTTCTTTGCAGATGTTGTTGACTCCTAAAGATCTCAGTTTTGTTGGCTACACATACAAGAATTTTGAGGCTGTCAAAGGGTTACATCGTTCATCTGGTATGTCATTGTACCGAAGTACAGTTTTCTTCACCTCtctccttttcctttctctttctagACTCAACATGCTACAAGTTTTAATTTAATGAGCAACGTCGTCTGCAATCTGCTAAATTTCCTGGATTATGTTCGTTACTGTTACAGATCTAAAGAGAAGTACATCGCTGAATCGGACATCTGTTGACTCTTCTCAAAGTAAGAAATCCTGACCCGAACTGGTCTCATTAACTGTAACTTTTATTTGTAATGTGCATGTAATAATCGACTGTGTTCCTGTCCAGGTGATTCTGTACTGGACTACTCCACCAAGTATCCCTCGTACGACATGGAAGCTCAGGTACTTACTGCACCAGAGGATGTCATGTCAGAGTGACTCACAGCGTCTCGTATGACAGGCGGACAGGGCCCTTCTAGGAACCTGCTGCGCACGCCTGCTTGTTTTTCCCAGTTGGGTTTTGCCCCGACCACCACATGATCAACACAGTTGACTGCTACATCTTGCAGAACTTCAAGTGTACAGTATTAGTAGAAGATCGTTAGAACTTTTTGTATCCGAGTAGGGGTGATATTTTTATCATGGTCCTGGCTACCCAGGTTGGCAATGTGCCTTCACTTGTGGCGGTTTTCgatctttcttctctttgatTGTCTAGGAAATTATGGCTGCTGAAACATAATTGAGTTTTTGATTCCTAAGTTTGAGGATGTTACTGATGTTGCAATCTTATAGTCTCATATATTTCCAATATTTATCTGGCTTCCCCTATgccgtttttctttttctttctggtATCATTTGGTATGCATACAGGACGGAACGGGACATGACAGGATAGGACGGAAtggagagggagcaaagatgcctttagatggaaacaaggaggaagaagaaggagacgaagatgttataattttgtattaCATGGATATGGAACGAGTCATTCCAGGAGGtgaggtggaacgaaaattcacccaaaactcgtcccgtggaacagcgttccacccgttttaggcgcaccaaatgTGGGACGGAATGGTCCCGTCCCACATACCAAACGGTACTAAGAAATCTCGATGGTACGAGGGAAAATACTTCTCCCATTCTCCGCGTCTTTAAATTTaccttttttaaaaaaaaaccaaatcgtAGGTAAACATGACCAAGAGTCAATGCCGAAATGCATGTTGTTTCGAACAAAACAAACGCTCAGACAAATGCAAGGTGCAAGAGAGAGATTTACATGAAGCGGGATATCCATGGTGGATGAGTTCTAAAGTTTCGCATGTTGCCACATAGTTTAATTTTCTCCTATGGCTTCGCATGATTAGTTTGACACGGTACCACCTCGATGTCAATGTTTCACATAAAGTCCTCAGTTGCATGACATGGTTTAGATAGCATGAGTGGCTTCCAAAACATCAAACGTTGTAATGGCTGTGGGATGACAGAGGCTCTGATTCGTGCTTCAGTTTAAGACCGTTCGAAGCCCAAAAGAATCTGAACTACCCCGACGTTGTAAGAATAGTCTatgaattgaaatttaaaaataaacataacgAAATTATCCCATAAATAAACAGTTTGAATTGATAAATTACAGCAAAGAGTGATAAATTATAGCAAAGAGTGACGATGTTTTAAATACCTATTTTTGCATTTTGAGGGAGATGTACGAATGGAACCAAATAAGAAAACATGCCCAAACTAGGTACACATTTTTACGATATTACCATAAAGATTAGGATGTGAATTTTTTGTTTGCCTTCTATATAAACCTAAATTATAATACATGCACAAATATCCAAATTCTAAACCGTGCATACAAAACCGCACATGTTGTGTGACCAATTGTACGTGTTATAATTTGGCGACTTCTACACTATGTAATGTTTAACGATCGAACAAATATATACTGTAACGTTTTCAGTTATTTATAACTCAATTAACATCATAATCAAAAActattattatatcacatttttaaataaaaaaagttgatttcaattattttttctcactaagtaatatttttttttcaaattactCAATAATTGTCACTTCCTAATTCATCCCAtgtgcatatatatacacattcaCACATATAGCTTCATACaatcatacatacatatatattacaTACATCCATGGAAGACTCTATGTAGCTGTTGTGAGCCGGCTCAACATATTGTTCCCAAACTACCCCCGCCCTCAATGTCCATTTTAATTCATCGGTAAAACGGAACATGGGTATAACTGTAATTTAACCGCCCCCCATTTGCATTGCCGATCAAAACACAGGGTTCGTCTTCGTCCTCCATGGCTTCGTACGAACCTTCGATTTCGAGCTCAGAACTCTAATTAGAACCCTTGGAATATTCGATTCCCGACGTATCTTCAAATCCCGAAATCAAAGAATCGCGCTTGCTTCGCCGCCAATTGGACATCATTGGCTCCGATTTTTGAAAGGTATaagatttgaattttgaacttcAATTTCGATATAATTTTGCTCTATTTAAGTTCTGCGTGTCGAATTTTGGGTTGAATTTTTTACGTGTGATTGAAGGTTTGTAATGCTTGATTTGTAATGCTTGATTTATCTAGGGTTTCGTGGATTCAGCTTCCAGGGTTCCATTTTGTATCTGCGAATTTTTTGGGGGTTTTaaggtttttttaattaatgaagTGAAATTATAGAAAAATTTAAGCTTAGGATGCAATGAAGTACAAAATCTTAACTGTAgaccaaaatttgaaatttttatgtgaCTATCTGTTTGTTTTGATAGGTATGTTTTGTTGATTGGAATGGAGAATGATTGATGAAAAATTAGGAAATAGTAGTCTCGTTGAGTGAAATTTAGCGCGAAAGACATTGAACTTACAAATCGTACTTCAGCTAGAATAATccacctaaaaaaaaaactggggggaaaattttattttcatggaAGGGAAGATGATAAATGTAAAAGGCACCTATGGTGACTATGGCGTTACTTAGAGATAGCTGTGCTCATTTCATTATCTCAGGTTCTTTTTGAGGTTAAAAGAGAATGACGGTCCATATTGATTATTCTAGCTCAAGAGTAATGTTACTTGAGCCGTCATATGGGTGTTGGTGATAGCATGTTCCATTTGGTGTGTTCATTATCTAAGTTACTTTTTATTGGTCAATGAGCTACTTATGGAGTGTCAACTGGAACTGTGAAACTCATAATTAAATAGTATCAACAAGTAATTCATTTTTATGTCAGCTTATATGATTCTCCTTAGATCTTTGGTGTGCTCTTATTTTAATGAACATGTTATAAAATTCGGGGGATAGACCTGGGAGGAGATTGACCAAAGGAGACTCTTTTTACTGATTGTTTGGTTGGGTGTGCCCTTCGTTACCCTGGAGAAGCCATACCTCAAGAAGTTTAATCAAATCATTGCCAAACACTCAAGAATGGAACACTACCCCAGTTTGGTAAATTGTgcaaaattgaagttaaaatgCTTTCTATTTACTTCGGCTTATCTGCTTTGTGCCTGAATTTACTGATCTTAATCAAATATAATCTTGCTGATCGGAATAATGTTAACATTAATGGAGCTGCAACCATAATGATACGCTCATGCTTTGGTTCCTGCGCAAAATTCTCATATTGCATGCACGTCAGTtgcatttatttttgtttatattgtgtctTGTTTGTGACGGTCTCGTGGTTTCTGGGCTGTAATGCTAGATTGCTTATATATCAGGGATATGTGGTAATCTTTCTCGTGTGGGTTGCTTCACCAATTCACTTTTATGGATGTAACAAGATTGAACATCTAATATAAGGCTTAatttctttccttcttcttcattttggaTCAGGGAGCTTGCGAGTTTGTTTGAATCCTTTAGGTTTGTGTTATGTGGACAAGTTCTTTGAGATTAAATTACCCTTACTTCAAATTTAAATGTGATCTTTTCAACTTGTTTTACCCTTGAAAGaagaaattattaattaatgttCTCTATGGTTTATGCATCTCAGTCCAGTTTTTTGTTTATACATTTTTGCAATTGGTTACTTCATGTTATGTTTCCCatcattctttcttttctttcagcaTTCAGGATTAAAAATGACTACCCATCCTATGATAGGTGAAAACTTGATCAATAGTTTGAAAAAAGAGAACAGGGACTTGGCTTTGTATCTGATGATCCTTATCTGTTTCAGGTGTATTGCCCAGTCATTGTTCTTAAAAGTTTGGGCTTTATGTGCCGTTGTGCGTCTTTGTCATGCACCTCTGTATTTTCTGGCTTTGTGACTCGGATATTGTGTGGAAATTGATGCAATGGCAACTTCTAGCAAGTTTGATCTCTCGTCTGGTAGCCCAGATAGACCATTATACACCAGTGGGCAGCGAGGATCCCACATAGCTGCTCAATTGGACAGATCTGGTAGCTTTCGCGAAAGCATGGAAAATCCAATGTTATCTTCACTTCCAAACATGTCAAGAAGCACGTCTGCAGTAACACAAGGAGATGTAACGAACTTCTTCCAGTGTTTACGCTTTGATCCAAAATTGGTTGCTGCAGAGCACAAGTCTAACAGACAAGGGGACTTAAAAAGACTTATGAGCGTCGCTCTTAGCATTTCACCTGATGAATCTCCATCTGCTTCGGTAAAAGGAAAGTTGCTACTGTCTCCAATTCCGGAGGAAATCAAACGAGTTAAGGCTGGTCTGCGTGAAAGCTCTATTAAGGCCAGGTAGTTCTGTGTATGTTTTGCAATCTGGTTTGTCGTTGTGACTTTCAACTACTCCATAACATTGAATAATTGTACAGGGAACGTGTAAAAACTTTCAATGAAGCCTTATCTGTATTCAACAAGGTTTTCCCAAGCATACCATctaagaagagatcaagagCAGAAAGTTTTTCTAATGAACGTTCTAGTTCGATGCTATCGAGTGATCGGTCAGTCCTAGGGCCAAATATGGGAAAGATTGGTATTCAGAATCATGCTGTCTCAGGTGGTTTTGAACTTGAGCAACAAAAGTCAGAAGAAAGGACAAAGAACACTATCCCAAACAAACGCACTCGTACTTCTTTGGTGGATGCGAGGGTTCGTATTTTGAAAAAATTCTGCTACGTTTCCTTTTTTGACTCGTCTtgtttatataataataatttattgagCATTGTATATGCATGTCTTGTTCAGAATTAGCTTCTAGGTACTATTTTACTTGCGGTTGTGGCTAAACTATGTTTTGTTTAAAGATTCCTTAGAAATCATCATAAGCTGTTGTGATTATTGTATGTAGCTACAGGGCTTATGGGCTTATTTGAATGCTTAACATTGATCTAATCTGGAACCTTCTTCCACTTAAATATCGCTTTCAAATGTCATGAGTAGGAATATCTTTATTTGAATGAGTTGGGTTATGGTACTGAAAGGTAGTTTGCTTTTGTGCATTATAGTAGATTTTGA
This is a stretch of genomic DNA from Malus domestica chromosome 02, GDT2T_hap1. It encodes these proteins:
- the LOC103450679 gene encoding uncharacterized protein isoform X2; protein product: MENHKQMEKDEAGPMAVEEEDGQVGSSLTLERVAAAKQFIESHYKAQMKHIQDRKQRRSVLEKKLASEHVPEEEQINLLKDLERTETQYIRLKRHKICVDDFDLLAIIGRGAFGEVRLCREKKSGNIYAMKKLKKSEMLSRGQVEHVRAERNLLAEVASHCIVKLYYSFQDAEYLYLVMEYLPGGDMMTLLIREESLTETVARFYIAQSVLAIESIHKHNYIHRDIKPDNLLLDKNGHMKLSDFGLCKPLDCSNLSSINENEVLDDENLNEAMDIDESFPQTKNGRRWKSPLEQLQHWQINRRTLAFSTVGTPDYIAPEVLLKKGYGMECDWWSLGAIMYEMLVGYPPFYSDDPVTTCRKIVHWKNHLKFPVEARLTPEAKDLIKRFLCDVENRLGRADQIKAHPWFRDTAWDRLYETEAAFKPEVNDELDTQNFMKYDEVDPPAPGRTGSGPMRKMLLTPKDLSFVGYTYKNFEAVKGLHRSSDLKRSTSLNRTSVDSSQSDSVLDYSTKYPSYDMEAQVLTAPEDVMSE
- the LOC103450679 gene encoding uncharacterized protein isoform X1, which codes for MENHKQMEKDEAGPMAVEEEDGQVGSSLTLERVAAAKQFIESHYKAQMKHIQDRKQRRSVLEKKLASEHVPEEEQINLLKDLERTETQYIRLKRHKICVDDFDLLAIIGRGAFGEVRLCREKKSGNIYAMKKLKKSEMLSRGQVEHVRAERNLLAEVASHCIVKLYYSFQDAEYLYLVMEYLPGGDMMTLLIREESLTETVARFYIAQSVLAIESIHKHNYIHRDIKPDNLLLDKNGHMKLSDFGLCKPLDCSNLSSINENEVLDDENLNEAMDIDESFPQTKNGRRWKSPLEQLQHWQINRRTLAFSTVGTPDYIAPEVLLKKGYGMECDWWSLGAIMYEMLVGYPPFYSDDPVTTCRKIVHWKNHLKFPVEARLTPEAKDLIKRFLCDVENRLGRADQIKAHPWFRDTAWDRLYETEAAFKPEVNDELDTQNFMKYDEVDPPAPGRTGSGPMRKMLLTPKDLSFVGYTYKNFEAVKGLHRSSGMSLYRNLKRSTSLNRTSVDSSQSDSVLDYSTKYPSYDMEAQVLTAPEDVMSE